In Massilia antarctica, the following are encoded in one genomic region:
- a CDS encoding DUF5691 domain-containing protein: MSSQLPIKIHKTLQIGTSRAAPGFDDDLPLALRESVRSRPGAAGATPEEHLWLSLAAHGVWQRAGHQPGAPELPEPVTQSSDSDTLRPCPAQAERALALLLQDEYPQVRSEWLRLANAHKCRLPPRLLPGVLDMGSAQRPLRALIDGVLGARGHWLARQNPAWNWVGADTDDVRLLWDEGNIEQRANALRDMRARDGGAALQELQAAWPSETPEHRATLLGCLSVSLNLADETFLESALDDKRKEVRKVAQRLLAGLPGSQLAQRMLARAAPLLRVERNGDSTHLLADVPNERDKSMQRDGVGAGLYPAMGEKSGWLVDILAAVPPTYWSTTFDASPRTCLTLAMASEFKHTLLLGWSSALQRSLQAGYDSGLHAWFTAFLDLYLKSSGIHTHMPRDFFSLFGALPANAADDLLATLVEATPAKWMRAHSNLIDLLDDAAKSAQRNWPLALSKAVVSRIQAGCAANTLQSWSLSYTMASLALVLDPAAIDAYENGWPKDIPEFAQWEDSVDKFLRTLRFRHDMYLPFQEQSA; encoded by the coding sequence ATGAGTTCCCAGCTCCCGATAAAGATTCACAAGACGCTACAGATCGGCACCTCGCGCGCCGCCCCCGGCTTCGACGACGACCTGCCGCTGGCCCTGCGCGAGAGCGTGCGCAGCCGTCCCGGCGCGGCTGGCGCCACCCCGGAAGAACACCTATGGCTCTCCCTGGCCGCCCATGGAGTGTGGCAGCGCGCCGGCCATCAACCGGGCGCGCCGGAACTGCCCGAACCCGTGACACAATCGAGCGACAGCGATACCCTGCGCCCCTGTCCGGCGCAGGCCGAACGCGCGCTGGCGCTGCTGCTGCAAGATGAATATCCGCAAGTGCGCTCCGAATGGCTGCGCCTGGCCAACGCGCACAAGTGCCGCCTGCCACCGCGCCTGCTGCCGGGGGTGCTGGACATGGGGAGTGCGCAACGTCCCTTGCGCGCGCTGATCGACGGCGTGCTCGGCGCGCGCGGCCACTGGCTGGCCAGGCAGAATCCGGCCTGGAACTGGGTTGGCGCCGACACCGACGACGTGCGCTTGCTGTGGGACGAGGGCAATATCGAACAGCGCGCCAACGCCCTGCGCGACATGCGCGCACGGGATGGCGGCGCCGCCCTGCAAGAGCTGCAGGCGGCCTGGCCGAGCGAAACGCCGGAACACCGCGCCACCCTGCTCGGCTGCCTGTCGGTGAGCCTGAACCTGGCCGACGAAACCTTCCTGGAAAGCGCACTCGACGACAAACGCAAGGAAGTGCGCAAGGTGGCCCAGCGTCTGCTGGCCGGCCTGCCCGGGTCGCAGCTGGCGCAGCGCATGCTGGCGCGCGCCGCGCCGCTGCTGCGGGTGGAACGCAACGGCGACTCGACCCACCTGCTGGCCGACGTCCCGAACGAGCGCGACAAAAGCATGCAGCGCGATGGCGTCGGTGCCGGCCTCTACCCCGCGATGGGCGAAAAATCGGGCTGGCTGGTCGACATCCTGGCTGCCGTGCCGCCGACGTACTGGTCGACTACCTTCGACGCCTCGCCGCGCACCTGCCTGACCCTGGCCATGGCCAGCGAGTTCAAACACACCTTGCTGCTGGGCTGGTCGAGCGCCCTGCAACGCAGCTTGCAGGCGGGCTACGATAGCGGCCTGCACGCCTGGTTCACCGCCTTCCTCGACCTGTATTTAAAGTCGTCCGGCATCCACACCCACATGCCGCGCGATTTTTTCAGCCTGTTCGGCGCCCTGCCCGCCAACGCCGCCGACGACTTGCTCGCCACCCTCGTCGAAGCGACCCCGGCAAAGTGGATGCGCGCCCATTCGAACCTGATCGACCTGCTCGACGACGCCGCCAAGAGTGCGCAGCGCAACTGGCCGCTGGCCTTGTCCAAGGCCGTGGTCAGCCGCATCCAGGCCGGCTGCGCGGCCAACACCTTGCAAAGCTGGTCGCTGAGCTACACGATGGCCTCGCTGGCGCTGGTGCTCGACCCGGCCGCCATCGACGCCTACGAAAACGGCTGGCCGAAAGACATCCCCGAGTTCGCGCAATGGGAAGACAGCGTCGACAAATTCCTGCGCACCCTGCGTTTCCGACACGATATGTATCTACCTTTTCAGGAGCAATCTGCATGA
- a CDS encoding SWIM zinc finger family protein — MTLNADQILALAPDASSAKAGSQLAGPAKWGNLGRTDTAVWGECQGSGKVPYRTQIDLAEPAFKCSCPSRKFPCKHGIGLYLLLTSNASLFAAGAPPQWVADWIDSRQQRSEKKLQSAADKVIATTPEQAAAQAAAAQKREDKRDSKVAAGIAELHTWLEDLAREGLSTLRARGPAFWNDIAARMVDAQAGGLAARLRRASGMCFDTTLPDWETQLARELASIYLLGTACRRLPELPPELQSDVRTLVGWTISQEDVLAQAGVRDRWQVLAQHTSDSERIRARTTWLRGMASGCWAMILQYAAGTQGYDKVLAPGTQFDAELCFYPSAYPLRALIKEQDAVSPLDTSLASAPTLDASLAAYADALARNPFLDRFPLALGAMVPRAGAAPHLAGADGRIIPLHAGFRHLWPLLALSGGHPVTVIGEWDGYAIVPLSVFAENRLHYFDNETVA, encoded by the coding sequence ATGACTTTGAACGCCGATCAAATCCTCGCACTGGCGCCCGATGCGAGTTCCGCCAAAGCCGGCAGCCAGCTGGCAGGGCCCGCCAAGTGGGGCAACCTGGGCCGGACCGACACCGCCGTGTGGGGCGAATGCCAGGGCAGCGGCAAAGTCCCCTACCGCACCCAGATCGACCTGGCCGAGCCAGCCTTCAAGTGTTCCTGCCCCAGCCGGAAGTTTCCCTGCAAGCATGGCATCGGCCTATATCTCTTACTGACCAGCAACGCCTCCCTGTTCGCGGCCGGCGCGCCGCCACAGTGGGTCGCCGACTGGATCGATAGCCGCCAGCAGCGCAGCGAAAAGAAACTCCAGAGCGCCGCCGACAAAGTCATCGCCACCACACCGGAACAGGCGGCAGCCCAGGCCGCGGCGGCGCAAAAACGCGAGGACAAGCGCGACAGCAAGGTCGCGGCCGGCATCGCCGAACTGCACACCTGGCTGGAAGACCTGGCGCGCGAAGGCTTGTCCACCCTGCGCGCACGCGGCCCGGCCTTCTGGAACGACATTGCCGCGCGCATGGTCGACGCCCAGGCCGGCGGCCTCGCTGCGCGCCTGCGCCGCGCCAGCGGCATGTGCTTCGACACCACCCTGCCCGACTGGGAAACCCAGCTGGCGCGCGAACTGGCATCGATCTACCTGCTCGGCACCGCCTGCCGCCGCCTGCCGGAGCTACCGCCGGAACTGCAAAGCGACGTCCGCACCCTGGTCGGCTGGACAATCAGCCAGGAAGACGTACTGGCCCAGGCCGGCGTGCGCGACCGCTGGCAAGTGCTGGCCCAGCACACCAGCGATAGCGAGCGCATCCGCGCGCGCACGACATGGCTGCGCGGCATGGCGAGCGGATGCTGGGCCATGATCCTGCAATACGCCGCCGGCACCCAGGGCTACGACAAGGTGCTCGCGCCCGGCACCCAGTTCGACGCCGAACTATGCTTCTATCCCAGCGCCTATCCGCTGCGCGCCCTGATCAAGGAGCAAGATGCCGTCAGCCCGCTCGATACCAGCCTGGCGAGCGCCCCCACGCTCGACGCCTCGCTGGCAGCCTACGCCGACGCGCTGGCACGCAACCCTTTCCTCGACCGCTTTCCGCTCGCGCTCGGCGCCATGGTGCCGCGCGCCGGCGCCGCGCCCCACCTGGCCGGCGCCGACGGTCGCATCATTCCCTTGCATGCCGGCTTTCGCCACCTGTGGCCGCTGCTCGCGCTCAGCGGCGGCCATCCGGTGACGGTGATCGGCGAATGGGACGGTTACGCCATCGTCCCGCTCAGTGTGTTCGCCGAAAATCGCTTGCATTATTTTGACAACGAGACCGTAGCATGA
- a CDS encoding vanadium-dependent haloperoxidase, translating into MKRRTFLTIGGTAAVGSALTACGGSDRSPPPYQPLPAQSGTVIAWNISAIDAVRATRMAPPIAARAVAIVHSAMYEAWAAYDKVALGQVLGSQLRRPPAECTPANKALAISFAAYAALLDQFPSQQAAFDAHLAAMNSRPIDAYNNSATAPRVGTIAAHAVLDQHRADGANQNGKLTPGGIAFADYSGYQPRNPPLLLTQPTPRANIPFPGLWQPLSFIDAGGVPRTQAFLTPFWGKVRPFALGAGSQFRPPPPAPFGSREFIDQAEQSVQIQASLTERQKVIADFWAGGTIGELPGSYWCHVARLISERNDYSDDDDVKLFFALANAVFDASIATWDTKRAYESACPISAIRYLMQGRIVDSFGPAGPAGGLRPVAGEAWMPFHLASAPAPAFPDHVSGHSTFSAASAEILRRFSGSDVFRHSVTIPAHSLLFDPALPSAPVTLAWETFSDAVAEAGVSRVYAGIHFERASADGRTLGKQVGAAVFARAQTLWLGQA; encoded by the coding sequence ATGAAACGACGCACGTTCTTAACGATAGGCGGCACCGCCGCTGTCGGCAGCGCCCTGACGGCTTGCGGCGGATCGGACCGGTCGCCTCCTCCATACCAGCCGCTACCAGCGCAATCGGGGACGGTGATTGCCTGGAATATCAGTGCAATCGACGCCGTGCGCGCCACCCGCATGGCGCCGCCCATCGCCGCGCGCGCGGTGGCGATCGTGCACAGCGCCATGTATGAAGCCTGGGCCGCCTACGACAAGGTCGCCCTCGGCCAAGTCCTTGGCTCCCAGCTGCGCAGGCCGCCCGCCGAATGCACGCCCGCCAACAAGGCGCTGGCGATCAGCTTCGCCGCTTATGCGGCCCTGCTCGATCAGTTTCCCAGCCAACAAGCCGCCTTCGATGCGCACCTCGCCGCGATGAACAGCCGGCCAATCGACGCCTACAACAACAGCGCCACCGCCCCGCGCGTGGGCACCATTGCCGCCCACGCCGTGCTCGACCAGCACCGCGCCGACGGCGCCAACCAGAACGGCAAGCTGACACCAGGCGGGATCGCCTTCGCCGATTACAGCGGCTACCAGCCACGCAACCCGCCGCTGCTGCTCACCCAGCCCACGCCGCGCGCCAACATCCCCTTCCCCGGCCTGTGGCAACCGCTGTCATTCATCGATGCCGGCGGCGTGCCCCGCACGCAAGCGTTCCTGACCCCGTTCTGGGGCAAGGTGCGCCCGTTCGCCCTGGGCGCCGGCAGCCAGTTCCGCCCGCCGCCGCCCGCCCCCTTCGGCAGCCGGGAATTCATCGACCAGGCCGAACAGAGCGTGCAGATCCAGGCCAGCCTGACCGAACGCCAGAAGGTGATCGCCGACTTCTGGGCCGGCGGCACGATTGGCGAATTGCCCGGGTCCTACTGGTGCCACGTCGCGCGACTCATATCGGAGCGCAACGATTACAGCGACGATGACGACGTCAAACTGTTCTTCGCCCTCGCCAATGCGGTGTTCGACGCCAGCATTGCCACTTGGGATACAAAGCGCGCCTACGAGTCGGCGTGCCCGATCAGCGCCATCCGCTACCTGATGCAGGGCCGCATCGTCGACAGCTTCGGCCCGGCCGGTCCCGCCGGCGGGCTGCGTCCGGTCGCCGGCGAAGCCTGGATGCCCTTCCACTTGGCGAGCGCGCCCGCGCCCGCCTTCCCCGACCACGTATCCGGCCACAGCACCTTCAGCGCCGCCTCGGCCGAGATCCTGCGCCGCTTCAGCGGCAGCGACGTCTTCCGCCATTCGGTGACCATCCCCGCGCACTCGCTGCTGTTCGACCCGGCCCTGCCGTCCGCGCCGGTCACCCTGGCGTGGGAAACGTTCAGCGATGCCGTGGCTGAAGCGGGCGTCTCGCGCGTCTACGCCGGCATTCATTTCGAGCGTGCCAGCGCGGACGGGCGTACCCTGGGAAAACAGGTCGGCGCCGCCGTGTTCGCACGCGCGCAGACGCTCTGGCTGGGTCAGGCATGA
- a CDS encoding metallophosphoesterase family protein, producing the protein MKFIHAADLHIDSPLRGLNGYDGAPVQELRGATRRALSALVDLAIEQAVDVVILAGDIYDGNWADFRTGLFFRDQMVRMTRVGVRVFIVKGNHDAESQITKQLPPVEGVHTFKSTSVETVTIDELGVALHGRSFPNRAVPEDLVEHYPDASANMFNIGVLHTSLNGRGGHDVYAPTTVEALCAKGYDYFALGHVHAREVVREAGPRIVYPGNLQGRHAKEIGPKGCELVTVSGGAITSAQFVPLDVVRWHRLQLDASGAADVNALRQRFMQAAGELVAGEHERLHALRVIVSGQTELHRIEAEQPGTIAAAIQAGTQDFEGADLWVEEVQLDLRSPLDRAAALQRADAVGEVVQLVDEIASSEEQLRAWALAQLGGLGTLPPGLADCDPAALAPETLRALLADAEATVLAHLGGMEGIAR; encoded by the coding sequence ATGAAATTTATCCACGCCGCCGATTTGCACATCGACAGCCCCTTGCGCGGGCTGAACGGCTACGATGGCGCGCCGGTGCAAGAGTTGCGCGGCGCCACCCGCCGGGCCTTGTCCGCCCTGGTCGACCTCGCCATCGAGCAAGCGGTCGATGTCGTCATCCTGGCGGGCGACATTTACGACGGCAACTGGGCCGATTTCCGCACTGGCCTGTTTTTTCGCGACCAGATGGTGCGCATGACGCGGGTCGGCGTCCGCGTCTTCATCGTCAAGGGCAATCACGACGCCGAAAGCCAGATCACCAAACAGCTTCCGCCGGTCGAGGGAGTCCATACGTTCAAGTCGACCTCGGTCGAGACAGTCACGATCGACGAGCTCGGCGTGGCTTTGCACGGACGCAGCTTCCCCAACCGCGCCGTGCCGGAAGACCTGGTCGAGCATTATCCCGATGCCAGCGCGAATATGTTCAACATCGGCGTGCTGCACACCAGCCTGAACGGGCGGGGCGGGCACGATGTGTATGCGCCGACGACGGTCGAGGCGCTGTGCGCCAAGGGCTACGATTATTTCGCGCTCGGCCACGTGCATGCGCGCGAGGTCGTGCGCGAGGCCGGTCCACGCATCGTTTATCCCGGTAATTTGCAGGGGCGCCACGCCAAGGAGATCGGGCCCAAGGGCTGCGAACTGGTGACGGTGTCCGGCGGTGCCATCACCAGCGCCCAGTTCGTGCCGCTCGACGTGGTGCGCTGGCACCGGCTGCAACTCGATGCGAGTGGCGCGGCCGACGTCAATGCCTTGCGCCAGCGCTTCATGCAGGCCGCAGGCGAGCTGGTGGCCGGCGAGCACGAGCGCCTGCATGCGCTGCGGGTGATCGTCAGCGGCCAGACCGAGCTGCACCGGATCGAGGCCGAGCAGCCGGGCACCATCGCCGCCGCGATCCAGGCCGGCACCCAGGACTTCGAAGGCGCCGACCTATGGGTCGAGGAAGTCCAGCTCGACCTGCGCTCGCCGCTCGACCGTGCTGCCGCCCTCCAGCGCGCGGACGCGGTCGGCGAGGTGGTGCAGCTGGTCGACGAGATCGCGTCCAGCGAGGAACAATTGCGCGCCTGGGCGCTGGCGCAGCTCGGCGGCCTGGGAACCTTGCCGCCCGGCCTGGCCGATTGCGACCCCGCGGCCTTGGCGCCGGAAACGCTGCGCGCGCTGCTGGCAGACGCCGAGGCCACCGTCCTTGCCCACCTTGGCGGCATGGAAGGAATCGCACGATGA
- a CDS encoding YhaN family protein, which produces MRLRELHLTAFGPFTDRKLDFGSAGQNVVFVHGPNEAGKSSTLRAISDLRFGIPQQSRDNFVHKYPDMLLGGVLVDRNGKSYHIMRRKGRSNTLQYADGSPVTPDVEALITCGLSKEDYEAMFGLDHERLRNGGEALLAGHGEIGAALFEASAGVRSIPSVLERLDLSARSYFMPGTRAKNGRINEALRNYGEHHHAFKDALIKPAAWAELFKQHQLAAQRLADLEVRHDEANRRQLRLSELRGVGPLIRSQDTASEILAELDNAPLLAENAPTERALAQAGLAAAYQNAQAAQDAVQRLSSQLKALAPDQPVLDAATRIERLAANAESFDTLRNAIADTTDQVSNTRRVLDECAAGILPGAAAHAVLALAPAPAARARIDAVLEEFKVAQQRLHQHLESALPPEDDEQAADSLPSAGLVSALRGVQDEAKRKEALMKRKEQLPADIRQLERQIAADVAALGLADEVALGRVRALLDSEIEAARDEFDTAEAELVSLRKQLAQLKTEHAGAAAKRDQLLAAGAVPTMTQVRAAREQRDGHWAQVRDTNAGGTPASGALLDTVETGIRDADRLIDELARDTERATQLQGSQDELARLAQQLAELELERTATAQRTASALERWNARLAEHGLPQLAPKALREWQARLADVREQNGTLQALTDELELARATERALVSDLCDAIAAVGVAAPPNGSLSTLWSLVGEIENDIERRQHALSTALGKRSEREQQRRRFKAQHTARASEAGRRRTLAQAGGAGRIPGAPARTGKPGAAPSNGTRAPVPRGQCRCARGAAGGGGTIEAQAPGPGRGGPRPQGSRRGIVAPGGRVARAVARLRCRAHGRRAKPGLGRAGEAERGHEQRAPGRGGRAPRTGGGR; this is translated from the coding sequence ATGAGACTGCGCGAACTGCACCTGACCGCCTTCGGCCCCTTCACCGACCGCAAGCTCGATTTCGGCAGCGCCGGACAAAACGTGGTGTTTGTGCACGGTCCCAACGAAGCGGGCAAATCGTCGACCCTGCGCGCGATCTCGGACCTGCGCTTCGGCATACCGCAGCAGAGCCGCGATAACTTCGTGCATAAATACCCCGACATGCTGCTGGGAGGCGTGCTGGTGGACCGCAACGGCAAGTCGTATCACATCATGCGCCGCAAGGGCCGCAGCAACACCCTGCAATATGCCGACGGCAGCCCCGTCACGCCGGATGTGGAGGCGCTGATCACCTGCGGCCTGTCGAAAGAGGATTACGAGGCCATGTTCGGCCTCGACCACGAGCGCCTGCGCAACGGCGGCGAGGCGTTGCTGGCCGGGCACGGCGAGATCGGCGCGGCCTTGTTCGAGGCCAGCGCCGGGGTGCGCAGCATTCCATCGGTGCTGGAGCGGCTCGACCTGTCGGCCCGCAGCTACTTCATGCCGGGCACGCGTGCCAAGAATGGACGCATCAACGAAGCGCTGCGCAACTACGGCGAACATCATCACGCCTTCAAGGATGCGCTGATCAAGCCGGCGGCGTGGGCGGAACTGTTCAAGCAGCACCAGTTGGCGGCACAGCGGCTGGCCGATCTGGAAGTGCGCCACGACGAGGCCAACCGTCGGCAACTGCGCCTGTCCGAGCTGCGCGGCGTGGGGCCGCTGATCCGCAGCCAGGATACGGCCAGCGAGATCCTCGCCGAACTGGACAACGCGCCGCTGCTGGCGGAAAACGCCCCCACCGAGCGGGCTTTGGCGCAAGCGGGATTGGCGGCCGCCTATCAGAATGCGCAAGCGGCGCAAGACGCCGTGCAGCGTTTGTCCTCCCAGCTCAAGGCGCTGGCGCCGGACCAGCCGGTGCTCGACGCGGCAACCCGCATCGAGCGTCTGGCCGCCAACGCGGAATCGTTCGACACCCTGCGTAACGCGATTGCCGACACAACGGACCAGGTAAGTAATACGCGTCGCGTGCTGGACGAATGTGCCGCCGGCATCCTGCCCGGCGCGGCGGCGCACGCCGTGCTGGCCCTGGCGCCGGCGCCGGCCGCGCGCGCCCGGATCGACGCCGTGCTGGAAGAATTCAAGGTGGCGCAGCAGCGCCTGCACCAGCATCTGGAATCGGCACTCCCGCCCGAGGACGACGAGCAGGCCGCCGACTCTCTGCCGTCAGCGGGGCTGGTGAGCGCCCTGCGTGGGGTGCAGGACGAGGCCAAGCGCAAGGAAGCGCTGATGAAGCGCAAGGAGCAGCTTCCGGCCGACATCCGGCAGCTGGAGCGGCAGATCGCGGCCGATGTGGCGGCACTGGGTTTGGCGGATGAGGTGGCGCTGGGCAGGGTGCGTGCGCTGCTCGACAGTGAAATCGAGGCCGCGCGCGACGAGTTCGACACGGCGGAGGCCGAATTGGTCTCCCTGCGCAAGCAGCTTGCGCAGCTGAAAACGGAGCACGCCGGGGCCGCGGCCAAACGCGACCAGTTGCTGGCGGCCGGCGCGGTACCCACGATGACACAGGTGCGCGCCGCGCGTGAGCAGCGCGACGGCCACTGGGCGCAGGTGCGTGACACCAACGCCGGCGGCACGCCAGCGTCCGGCGCACTGCTCGACACCGTCGAGACCGGTATCCGCGACGCCGACCGGCTGATCGACGAGCTGGCGCGCGACACCGAACGCGCAACGCAGCTGCAGGGCAGCCAGGATGAATTGGCACGGCTTGCGCAGCAGTTGGCCGAGCTCGAACTCGAACGCACCGCGACTGCGCAGCGCACGGCGTCGGCGCTGGAACGCTGGAACGCCAGGCTGGCGGAGCACGGCCTGCCGCAGCTGGCGCCGAAAGCGCTGCGCGAATGGCAGGCCCGGCTTGCCGATGTACGCGAGCAAAACGGCACCCTGCAAGCGCTGACCGACGAGCTGGAATTGGCGCGCGCAACGGAACGCGCGCTGGTGAGCGATCTGTGCGATGCAATTGCGGCGGTTGGCGTGGCCGCGCCGCCCAACGGCTCGCTGTCGACCCTGTGGTCCCTGGTGGGCGAGATCGAGAACGACATCGAACGGCGCCAGCACGCGCTCAGCACGGCGCTGGGCAAGCGTAGCGAGCGCGAACAGCAGCGGCGCCGTTTCAAGGCGCAGCACACGGCTCGCGCAAGCGAGGCAGGTCGACGGCGAACGCTTGCGCAAGCAGGAGGCGCTGGAAGAATCCCAGGAGCGCCAGCGCGAACAGGAAAGCCTGGCGCAGCGCCATCAAACGGAACTCGAGCGCCTGTGCCGCGCGGCCAATGTCGATGCGCCCGAGGCGCTGCCGGCGGCGGAGGAACAATCGAAGCGCAAGCGCCAGGCCCAGGCCGAGGCGGACCGCGCCCGCAAGGATCTCGCCGTGGCATCGTCGCGCCCGGTGGACGAGTTGCGCGTGCTGTTGCGCGACTACGATGCCGAGCGCATGGACGACGAGCAAAACCAGGTCTCGGCCGAGCTGGAGAAGCTGAACGAGGCCATGAACAGCGCGCGCCAGGCCGAGGAGGCCGCGCGCCGCGCACTGGAGGCGGTCGATAG
- a CDS encoding IS1380 family transposase, translated as MNSTPEQLRFASIPAHSVRADFAGGGLSSDLGPVLLRGVDLQIGLTKRLAAALPDRRHQSYVSHSYHDLLTQRIYQIGCGYEDGNDANSLRHDPMFKLGAARLPFDDEAALASGATISRFEHAASRQDIYRVSEALVEQFIASFSSPPKSLILDLDHSEDACYGQQPLAFYNHHYGSTCYLPLMIFDGQSGGLIAAVLRPGRRPFGEENAMIMRRVLTRIRQHFPATHILVRGDGHFSGPELMSLIDSMSNVDFIFGFACNPKLLAMAEPTRLRAIDRWVAAQSQDVVPNAVRLFDEFAYQARSWPRAWRVLLKAEVMALGENTRFIVTSLPGLDAGMLYEDIYCARGQAENYIKHLKDDLAADRTSCTSFLANCMRLLLHAAAYILQQQLRTEGLRHTALSQAQPSTVISKLFKIAVQVRQCKNKIVLHLPSACPVRDLLQTLTERLYLATPAKSLNSS; from the coding sequence ATGAATTCTACCCCAGAGCAGCTCCGTTTTGCATCCATTCCCGCGCACAGCGTCCGCGCCGATTTCGCCGGTGGGGGTTTGTCGTCCGATCTCGGTCCAGTTTTGCTGCGCGGAGTCGACCTCCAGATTGGCTTGACCAAGCGCCTCGCTGCGGCCTTGCCTGACCGCCGTCATCAGAGTTACGTCAGCCATTCGTATCACGATCTTCTGACACAGCGCATCTACCAGATCGGCTGCGGTTACGAAGACGGCAATGACGCGAACAGCCTGCGCCACGACCCGATGTTCAAACTTGGCGCGGCCCGTTTGCCGTTCGACGACGAGGCCGCGCTGGCGTCCGGGGCGACGATCTCGCGCTTCGAACATGCGGCCAGTCGCCAGGACATCTACCGCGTCAGCGAAGCGCTCGTGGAACAGTTCATCGCCAGCTTTTCCAGCCCGCCAAAGAGCTTGATTCTCGACCTGGATCACTCCGAGGATGCGTGCTACGGCCAGCAGCCGCTGGCGTTCTACAACCACCACTATGGTTCGACCTGCTACTTGCCGCTGATGATTTTCGACGGCCAGTCGGGCGGCTTGATCGCGGCGGTGCTGCGGCCCGGAAGGCGACCATTTGGCGAAGAGAACGCGATGATCATGCGGCGCGTTCTGACGCGGATTCGTCAGCACTTCCCCGCTACTCATATTCTCGTACGTGGCGACGGACATTTTAGCGGGCCTGAATTAATGAGCCTGATCGACAGCATGTCGAACGTGGACTTCATTTTTGGTTTCGCCTGCAACCCCAAGCTCCTTGCGATGGCCGAGCCGACCAGACTTCGCGCCATTGACCGGTGGGTGGCTGCACAATCGCAGGACGTGGTGCCCAATGCGGTGCGTCTGTTCGACGAATTTGCTTACCAGGCGCGTTCTTGGCCGAGAGCCTGGCGCGTGTTGCTCAAGGCCGAGGTCATGGCCCTTGGCGAGAACACGCGCTTCATCGTCACCTCGCTGCCAGGACTCGATGCCGGCATGTTGTACGAGGATATCTATTGCGCGCGCGGTCAGGCCGAAAACTATATCAAGCATCTCAAGGATGACCTCGCCGCCGACCGTACCTCCTGCACCAGCTTTCTCGCCAATTGCATGCGCCTGTTGCTGCACGCGGCGGCCTACATCCTGCAGCAGCAACTGCGCACCGAAGGGCTGCGGCATACCGCGCTGTCGCAGGCGCAGCCATCAACGGTCATTTCCAAACTGTTCAAAATCGCCGTGCAGGTCAGGCAGTGCAAGAACAAGATCGTTCTACATTTACCAAGTGCCTGTCCAGTCAGAGATCTGCTACAGACGTTGACCGAAAGACTGTATTTGGCAACGCCCGCCAAGTCCTTGAACTCGTCCTGA